In Arthrobacter sp. StoSoilB5, one genomic interval encodes:
- a CDS encoding 3-oxoacid CoA-transferase subunit B has translation MSTQTSIQTSEKPLGRDELAQLVARDIAPGSFVNLGIGQPTLVSNYLTEEQNITLHTENGMLGMGPAAEGDQIDGDLINAGKIPVTELPGASYFHHADSFAIMRGGHLDICVLGAFQVSATGDLANWHTGAPDAIPAVGGAMDLATGAKDVFVMMTLLTREGVSKLVDQCTYPLTGVGCVTRVYTDKAVFLTGPDGVTVRETFGCTFEEIQELVPLPLKPGA, from the coding sequence ATGAGCACCCAGACAAGCATCCAGACGTCCGAGAAGCCGCTTGGCCGCGACGAACTCGCCCAGTTGGTGGCCCGCGACATCGCCCCCGGTTCGTTCGTGAACCTGGGCATCGGCCAGCCCACTCTTGTGTCCAACTACCTCACCGAGGAACAGAACATCACGCTCCACACGGAGAACGGGATGCTCGGCATGGGCCCCGCCGCTGAGGGCGACCAGATCGACGGCGACCTGATCAACGCAGGCAAGATCCCTGTCACCGAACTGCCAGGGGCCTCCTACTTCCACCACGCTGACTCGTTCGCGATCATGCGCGGCGGGCACTTGGATATCTGCGTCCTCGGCGCGTTCCAGGTATCCGCCACCGGCGACCTCGCCAACTGGCACACCGGAGCCCCGGACGCCATCCCCGCCGTCGGTGGTGCGATGGACCTCGCCACCGGCGCCAAGGACGTGTTCGTGATGATGACCCTGTTGACGCGCGAGGGCGTGTCCAAGCTCGTGGACCAGTGCACCTACCCGCTCACCGGCGTCGGATGCGTGACCCGCGTGTACACCGACAAAGCCGTTTTCCTCACAGGACCCGACGGCGTCACAGTCCGCGAGACGTTCGGCTGCACCTTCGAGGAAATCCAGGAACTCGTACCCCTGCCCCTGAAGCCCGGCGCCTAA
- a CDS encoding DUF1801 domain-containing protein: MGTVTEYLENVSQGNREILERVVAIARELAPDAEEGTSYGMPALLVDGKGFVSVLETKNHLALYPFSGQILPEMSEELGGYSWSPGTLRFSADNPVPDSMVRRILETRLAAIRK, translated from the coding sequence ATGGGAACCGTCACCGAATACTTGGAGAACGTCAGCCAGGGCAACCGCGAAATCCTGGAGCGGGTTGTAGCGATCGCGCGTGAACTTGCCCCGGACGCCGAGGAAGGCACCAGCTACGGCATGCCTGCTTTGCTTGTGGACGGCAAGGGCTTCGTGAGCGTACTCGAAACCAAGAACCACCTTGCGCTGTACCCGTTTAGCGGGCAGATCCTGCCGGAGATGTCGGAGGAGCTGGGCGGCTATTCGTGGTCGCCCGGGACATTGCGGTTTTCGGCGGACAACCCTGTTCCGGACTCCATGGTTCGGCGGATTCTTGAGACGCGGCTGGCAGCGATCCGGAAGTAG
- a CDS encoding 3-oxoacid CoA-transferase subunit A: MLNFIDTVGEAVAGIQDGSTVMIGGFGNAGQPFELIDALMDCGAKDLTVVNNNAGQGDQGLALLIKEGRVRKMICSFPRQSDSWHFDAKYHAGEIELELVPQGNLAERIRAAGAGIGGFFTPTGYGTTLAEGKETRFLDGKWQVFETPIHADVALIKALKADGKGNLVYRKTARNFGPIMAAAAKHTIVQVSEIVPTGSLDPENVVTPGIYVNSVVRVGGSSAEQVA, encoded by the coding sequence ATGTTGAATTTCATTGACACTGTTGGCGAAGCTGTCGCTGGCATCCAGGACGGTTCCACGGTGATGATCGGAGGGTTCGGCAACGCCGGGCAGCCGTTCGAACTGATCGATGCGCTGATGGATTGCGGCGCGAAGGACCTGACCGTGGTCAACAACAACGCCGGCCAAGGCGACCAAGGCCTCGCGTTGCTGATCAAGGAAGGCCGCGTCCGCAAAATGATCTGTTCCTTCCCGAGACAGTCCGATTCCTGGCACTTCGACGCCAAATACCACGCGGGCGAGATCGAGCTGGAACTCGTCCCGCAGGGCAACCTGGCCGAGCGCATCCGCGCCGCCGGTGCCGGAATCGGCGGGTTCTTCACGCCCACCGGCTACGGCACCACCTTGGCCGAAGGTAAAGAAACCCGTTTCCTGGACGGGAAGTGGCAGGTGTTCGAGACGCCCATCCATGCCGACGTCGCCCTCATCAAGGCACTCAAGGCGGACGGCAAGGGAAACCTCGTGTACCGCAAGACTGCCCGGAACTTCGGCCCCATCATGGCCGCCGCTGCCAAGCACACGATCGTCCAGGTCTCCGAGATCGTCCCTACGGGTTCTCTGGACCCGGAGAACGTGGTGACGCCGGGGATTTACGTCAACAGTGTGGTCCGCGTCGGCGGTTCCAGCGCAGAACAGGTGGCCTGA
- a CDS encoding cupin domain-containing protein, which produces MSQTTTEYRLEGDNSIYAGADGKVVPVVTRAGAEDTNTAQSGDCIRVSGVSIQHTPATKIWFGQVSNTPGYRSLPHHHGEAETGGYVLRGHGRIYFGENYQEFIDMKAGDWVFVPPFMPHVEANMSVTEELVWLTARTPENLVVNLEDVADETLADYRRA; this is translated from the coding sequence ATGAGCCAGACCACCACCGAATACCGCCTCGAAGGCGACAACTCCATCTACGCCGGCGCTGACGGCAAGGTTGTCCCCGTGGTGACCCGCGCCGGTGCGGAAGACACCAACACCGCACAGTCGGGCGACTGCATCCGCGTCTCCGGCGTGAGCATCCAGCACACTCCGGCGACCAAGATCTGGTTCGGCCAGGTTTCCAACACCCCCGGATACCGTTCCCTCCCGCACCACCATGGCGAGGCCGAGACCGGCGGCTACGTGCTCCGCGGCCACGGCCGGATCTACTTCGGCGAGAACTACCAGGAGTTCATCGACATGAAGGCCGGCGACTGGGTATTCGTGCCACCGTTCATGCCGCACGTGGAAGCCAACATGTCCGTGACAGAAGAACTCGTCTGGCTCACGGCCCGCACGCCCGAGAACCTCGTGGTCAACCTCGAGGATGTCGCCGACGAGACCCTCGCCGACTACCGCAGGGCATAA
- a CDS encoding AMP-binding protein, translating to MSMTPSAHVDTFTRDHLPPADSWPALEFTLPELHYPERLNAAAVLIDDAVETYGPDRPALRTPDGTVWTYGELQQRANQVAQVLTEDLGVVPGNRVMLRGPNNPWIVAAWLGVLKAGAVVVTTMPMLRSAEVSTLIQLTKPVVAISDHRFVDELAVAAGDEVTVLSYGGSDDGDLTARCAAKSGEFTAVDTSADDVALLGPTSGTTGVPKVTMHFHRDLLANADTFARYILQPTADDVFAGSPPLAFTFGLGGLVVFPLRFGASSLLTEKAAPVDLAENAATAGATILFTAPTAYRAILKEQRGDLLRGLRVAVSAGEHLSKETWQAVQDATGLRLVNGIGATELLHVFISAAGDDIRPGTTGRAVPGYRATILDDAGKELGPGQAGRLAVIGPTGCRYLDDARQTNYVVNGWNVTGDTFTKDEDGYFTYQARSDNMIVSSGYNIGAPEVEAAIDQHPDVVENAVIGRPDPERGSVVCAFIVLREGVIGDAAKRKEIQDFVKQTIAPYKYPRDVRFVTELPRNPSGKLQHFKLRDGLLHEGTSANEGNPGEAQTDQLTPAGQSQA from the coding sequence ATGAGCATGACGCCATCGGCCCATGTGGACACGTTCACTCGCGACCATTTGCCGCCTGCCGATAGCTGGCCGGCGCTTGAATTTACCCTGCCCGAACTTCACTACCCGGAGCGGCTGAATGCCGCGGCGGTGCTGATCGACGACGCTGTCGAGACTTATGGCCCGGACCGACCCGCCCTTCGCACGCCGGATGGCACGGTTTGGACCTACGGTGAGCTCCAGCAGCGGGCCAACCAAGTAGCCCAAGTCCTCACCGAAGACCTCGGAGTCGTGCCCGGCAACCGCGTCATGCTGCGCGGCCCCAACAACCCGTGGATTGTGGCCGCCTGGCTAGGCGTTCTAAAGGCTGGCGCGGTAGTGGTCACCACCATGCCCATGCTGCGGTCCGCCGAAGTCTCCACGCTGATCCAGCTCACCAAGCCGGTGGTTGCCATCTCGGACCACCGCTTCGTGGACGAGCTTGCCGTCGCGGCAGGCGACGAGGTCACTGTCCTCTCGTATGGTGGGTCCGACGACGGCGACCTGACCGCCCGCTGCGCCGCGAAGAGCGGCGAATTCACGGCTGTGGATACCTCGGCGGACGACGTCGCGCTGCTGGGTCCGACGTCGGGCACCACGGGTGTGCCGAAGGTGACCATGCATTTCCACCGGGACCTCCTGGCCAACGCAGATACGTTCGCCCGTTACATTCTGCAGCCCACTGCGGATGACGTGTTCGCCGGTTCGCCGCCCCTCGCATTCACCTTTGGGCTCGGTGGCCTGGTGGTCTTCCCGCTGCGGTTTGGAGCGTCATCGCTGCTGACCGAAAAGGCAGCGCCGGTGGACCTGGCCGAGAACGCAGCCACAGCCGGAGCGACGATCCTGTTCACTGCTCCTACTGCCTACCGCGCGATCCTCAAGGAGCAGCGCGGGGACCTGCTCCGGGGCCTTCGCGTGGCCGTTTCTGCCGGCGAGCACCTGTCCAAGGAAACGTGGCAGGCCGTCCAAGACGCCACGGGACTGCGCTTGGTCAATGGCATCGGCGCCACGGAGTTGCTGCATGTGTTCATTTCCGCCGCGGGCGATGACATCCGGCCCGGCACAACAGGCCGCGCCGTGCCCGGCTACCGTGCGACCATCCTGGACGACGCCGGCAAGGAACTCGGTCCCGGGCAGGCTGGCCGGTTGGCCGTCATCGGACCAACAGGATGCCGCTACCTGGACGACGCCCGCCAAACGAACTACGTCGTCAACGGCTGGAACGTCACCGGAGATACGTTCACCAAGGATGAGGACGGGTACTTCACGTACCAGGCCCGTTCGGACAACATGATCGTTTCCTCCGGATACAACATCGGCGCACCCGAGGTGGAGGCGGCCATCGACCAGCACCCGGATGTGGTAGAGAACGCCGTGATCGGCCGTCCTGACCCGGAGCGCGGCAGTGTTGTCTGCGCGTTCATCGTGCTGCGTGAAGGCGTCATAGGCGACGCCGCGAAGCGCAAGGAAATCCAGGACTTCGTGAAGCAGACCATCGCCCCGTACAAGTACCCGCGGGACGTCCGGTTCGTCACTGAATTGCCACGCAATCCCAGCGGCAAACTGCAGCACTTCAAGCTCCGCGACGGCCTCCTCCATGAAGGCACCTCCGCCAACGAGGGCAACCCGGGCGAAGCACAAACCGACCAACTTACCCCTGCCGGCCAGAGCCAGGCTTGA
- a CDS encoding RidA family protein gives MSHKTINPESLPKPSGFAHGRLAGNTVFLGGQTALDKNMNIVPGGIVEQFTQAFSNVLTTLREAGGQPEDLVNVTIYLTDVDDYMANGREIGRIWREMAGSQYPAMAGIGVTRLWQKEAMIEIQGIAVIPER, from the coding sequence ATGAGCCACAAGACAATCAACCCTGAGTCGCTCCCCAAGCCGTCCGGTTTTGCCCACGGCAGGCTTGCCGGCAACACGGTGTTCCTGGGTGGACAGACGGCCTTGGACAAGAACATGAACATCGTGCCGGGCGGCATCGTGGAGCAGTTCACGCAGGCGTTCTCCAACGTCCTCACCACCTTGCGCGAGGCCGGGGGACAGCCCGAGGACCTGGTCAACGTGACCATCTACCTCACGGACGTGGACGATTACATGGCGAACGGCCGCGAGATCGGACGGATCTGGCGCGAAATGGCTGGTTCACAGTACCCGGCGATGGCTGGAATCGGTGTCACCCGGCTGTGGCAGAAAGAAGCCATGATCGAAATCCAGGGCATCGCGGTCATTCCGGAGCGCTAA
- a CDS encoding alpha/beta fold hydrolase: MAKPTVKAVLLSPQRGLGAKPLLVVGPSLGTSTVLWTETAALLGDEYDVIAWDLPGHGISPAATEGFDMAELADAVVDLVDSVSPGANFHYAGVSLGGATGLQLGIKHGDRLRSLSVQCTGAKIGTPEGWLERAETVRAQGTPVMIQGSAQRWFAAGFMDRQPEVSSRLLHALRDSDRFSYSFCCEALAGFDVREQLGSITVPTQAIAGVEDSVAPPSFAEEVAAGVRSGGGFAVVEALDGVAHLAPAEAPAVVADLMRTFMKENGR, from the coding sequence GTGGCTAAGCCAACTGTCAAGGCCGTGCTGCTCTCCCCGCAGCGCGGACTGGGAGCGAAGCCGCTCTTGGTTGTCGGCCCGTCGCTGGGCACGTCCACCGTGCTCTGGACCGAAACCGCTGCCCTCCTGGGCGACGAGTACGACGTCATCGCTTGGGACCTCCCCGGCCACGGCATCTCGCCAGCCGCCACGGAAGGTTTCGATATGGCGGAACTGGCTGACGCCGTCGTCGATCTTGTTGACTCTGTCAGCCCGGGCGCGAACTTCCACTACGCGGGCGTCTCGCTGGGCGGCGCCACCGGCCTGCAGCTCGGTATCAAGCACGGCGACCGACTCCGCAGCCTGTCCGTCCAGTGCACCGGCGCCAAGATCGGCACTCCCGAAGGCTGGCTGGAGCGGGCCGAAACCGTACGCGCGCAGGGAACACCGGTGATGATCCAGGGTTCGGCGCAGCGCTGGTTCGCTGCCGGATTCATGGATCGCCAACCCGAGGTCAGCAGCCGCCTCCTGCACGCCCTCCGCGACTCCGACCGCTTCAGCTACTCGTTCTGCTGCGAAGCCCTCGCCGGGTTCGACGTCCGCGAGCAGCTCGGCAGCATCACCGTTCCCACCCAGGCGATCGCCGGCGTCGAGGATTCGGTTGCGCCGCCGTCGTTCGCGGAGGAGGTCGCTGCCGGTGTTCGGTCCGGCGGTGGTTTCGCTGTGGTGGAAGCGCTCGACGGCGTCGCCCACCTTGCGCCCGCAGAGGCACCGGCCGTTGTGGCCGATTTGATGCGGACTTTCATGAAGGAGAACGGACGATGA
- the pcaC gene encoding 4-carboxymuconolactone decarboxylase, with amino-acid sequence MSSLSAERNGAVQPEATAQDIYDAGMVVRREVLGNEHVDRANANKDSFTEDYQDMITRIAWGGIWTRPGLSRQMRSAVTLTALVAHGHWEELAMHVRAALNNGLSRDEIKEILLQTAIYCSVPSANSAFKTAQKVFAEIDANEPN; translated from the coding sequence ATGAGCTCTTTGTCTGCCGAACGGAATGGTGCCGTTCAGCCGGAAGCGACCGCGCAGGACATTTACGACGCCGGCATGGTGGTTCGACGCGAAGTGCTCGGCAATGAGCATGTGGACCGGGCGAACGCCAACAAGGATTCCTTTACCGAGGACTATCAGGACATGATCACCAGGATCGCCTGGGGTGGTATTTGGACTCGGCCCGGTCTTAGCCGGCAAATGCGCTCCGCTGTCACTCTCACGGCGCTGGTGGCACACGGTCACTGGGAGGAGCTCGCCATGCACGTCCGGGCGGCCCTCAACAACGGCCTGAGCAGGGACGAAATCAAGGAAATCCTGCTGCAGACCGCCATCTATTGCAGCGTGCCGTCGGCCAATTCGGCCTTCAAGACGGCCCAGAAAGTATTCGCCGAAATCGACGCCAACGAACCCAACTAG
- a CDS encoding fumarylacetoacetate hydrolase family protein, with protein sequence MKLATLRTSGGSTTAALATGADTYLALPATDVGALLALPEWRTIVQEAQASEGSVITGADFAPLLPRAGKVICCGLNYGDHIQEMGRELPEYPTLFAKYADTLVGATDPVEVHGSGRVDWEAELAVVVGSELSRADENQARAAIAGYTVANDVSMRDWQNRTLQWFQGKAFDRTTPVGPVMLTADEAGQSFEVRGYVNGELVQRGNTSTLVFGPAKLLSYISQFTTLRPGDLVLTGTPGGVGMGMTPPRFLIDGDVLTTEIDGIGQLANKFRIHAPVAPVHANA encoded by the coding sequence ATGAAACTTGCCACCCTGCGAACCTCCGGCGGAAGTACGACGGCGGCACTCGCCACGGGCGCGGACACGTACCTTGCGCTGCCGGCCACTGACGTCGGCGCGCTCCTGGCCCTGCCGGAGTGGCGGACGATCGTGCAGGAAGCGCAAGCATCCGAGGGCTCGGTCATCACCGGCGCTGACTTCGCACCGCTCCTGCCCCGCGCAGGCAAGGTCATTTGCTGCGGACTGAACTATGGGGACCACATCCAGGAAATGGGCCGAGAACTTCCTGAGTACCCCACCCTTTTCGCCAAGTACGCGGACACCCTGGTGGGCGCTACCGACCCCGTAGAAGTCCACGGCAGCGGCCGCGTCGACTGGGAAGCCGAGCTCGCCGTCGTCGTGGGTTCTGAACTGTCCCGCGCCGACGAAAACCAAGCCCGCGCGGCAATCGCCGGCTACACGGTTGCCAACGACGTCTCCATGCGCGACTGGCAGAACCGGACGCTGCAGTGGTTCCAGGGCAAGGCTTTTGACCGCACGACGCCGGTAGGCCCGGTGATGCTGACTGCGGACGAAGCAGGCCAGAGCTTTGAGGTCCGCGGCTACGTCAACGGCGAACTCGTCCAGCGCGGCAACACGAGCACCCTGGTGTTCGGCCCCGCGAAGCTCCTTTCCTACATTTCCCAGTTCACCACCCTGCGCCCCGGCGACCTCGTCCTCACGGGAACGCCCGGGGGAGTCGGGATGGGCATGACCCCACCGCGTTTCCTGATCGACGGAGACGTCCTCACCACCGAAATCGATGGCATCGGCCAGCTGGCAAACAAGTTCCGGATCCACGCCCCGGTCGCGCCGGTCCACGCCAACGCCTAA
- a CDS encoding IclR family transcriptional regulator C-terminal domain-containing protein — protein sequence MTDSAVTPQASDQYVQSLARGLAVIRAFDANNPVMTLSEVAARTDLTRATARRFLHTLVELGYVRTDGKTFALTAKVLQLGYSYLSALSLPQLAQPHLEQLSLKLGESTSAAVLDGPDIFYVARVATRRIMNVGITVGTRFPAYATSMGRVLLAGLPQAKLEAYLASVELKPITPRTVASASDLRSAVERVRAQGWCLLDQELEIGLMSIAAPVWNHNNGDNVAAINVSLQAQAVAAQPDPDKYLESVREAVVTTANAISQDVSAKH from the coding sequence ATGACCGATTCTGCAGTTACCCCGCAGGCCAGCGACCAGTACGTGCAGTCGTTGGCCAGGGGTCTGGCCGTGATCCGGGCGTTCGACGCGAACAACCCGGTCATGACCCTCAGCGAAGTCGCTGCCCGCACTGACCTGACCCGCGCCACGGCCCGGAGGTTCCTGCACACCCTTGTTGAGCTCGGCTACGTCCGCACGGATGGCAAGACCTTCGCGCTAACAGCCAAGGTTTTGCAGCTCGGGTACTCCTACCTTTCGGCGCTCTCCTTGCCGCAATTGGCCCAGCCGCATCTGGAGCAACTGAGCTTGAAATTGGGGGAGTCCACGTCCGCCGCGGTCCTGGACGGTCCGGACATCTTCTACGTGGCCCGCGTCGCCACCCGCAGGATCATGAACGTCGGGATCACCGTCGGCACCCGCTTCCCTGCGTACGCCACGTCCATGGGTCGCGTGCTGCTCGCCGGATTGCCGCAGGCCAAGCTTGAGGCATACCTGGCCAGCGTCGAACTCAAGCCCATCACGCCACGAACCGTAGCCAGCGCGTCAGACTTGAGGTCCGCCGTCGAGCGCGTCCGTGCGCAAGGCTGGTGCCTGCTGGACCAGGAACTGGAAATCGGGCTCATGTCCATCGCGGCGCCGGTGTGGAACCACAACAACGGCGACAACGTCGCCGCCATCAACGTGTCCCTGCAGGCCCAAGCGGTAGCGGCGCAACCAGACCCGGACAAGTATCTCGAGTCGGTCCGCGAAGCTGTAGTAACCACGGCCAACGCCATCTCCCAAGACGTCTCCGCCAAGCATTAA
- a CDS encoding thiolase family protein — MNQAFVYDAVRTPFGKFGSGLAAVRPDDLAAHVVRESVRRAPELDVERIDEVVFGNANGAGEENRNVARMATLLAGLPVSIPGTTVNRLCGSSLDAAIIASRQINAGDADVILVGGAESMSRAPWVLPKTSKPYPAGDMTLASTTLGWRLVNPSMNKDWTISLGEATERLREKYGITRERQDQFAADSHNLADAAWNEGFYDSLVSAVPGTDLVRDEGIRAGSSAEKLAGLKTVFRPEADGPDGGTVTAGNASPLSDGASAAWIGSEAAAGILGLEPLARIAGRGAHGNDPQFFGFAPVEAANKALAKAGIGWDQVGAVELNEAFAAQSLACVDAWGIDPSIVNRHGGAIAMGHPLGASGTRILGTLARSLQASGQRWGVAAICIGVGQGLAVVLENVTASVKG, encoded by the coding sequence ATGAACCAGGCTTTTGTGTACGACGCCGTACGCACACCCTTTGGTAAGTTCGGCTCCGGCCTTGCCGCAGTCCGTCCCGATGATCTCGCAGCGCACGTGGTCCGCGAATCTGTTCGCAGGGCCCCGGAATTGGATGTTGAGCGGATCGACGAGGTGGTGTTCGGCAACGCCAACGGTGCCGGTGAGGAAAACCGCAACGTCGCCCGGATGGCTACCCTGCTGGCAGGCCTGCCCGTCTCCATCCCGGGCACAACTGTCAACCGTCTCTGTGGTTCGTCGTTGGACGCGGCAATCATCGCGTCCCGCCAGATCAACGCCGGGGATGCGGATGTGATCCTGGTGGGCGGCGCCGAGTCCATGAGCCGTGCGCCTTGGGTGCTTCCCAAGACCTCCAAGCCCTACCCCGCCGGTGACATGACCCTGGCCTCCACCACGCTGGGTTGGCGACTGGTGAACCCGTCCATGAACAAGGACTGGACCATCTCCCTGGGCGAGGCCACGGAACGGTTGCGCGAGAAATACGGCATCACGCGAGAGCGCCAGGACCAGTTCGCTGCAGACTCCCACAATCTGGCCGACGCCGCGTGGAACGAAGGCTTCTACGATTCGCTGGTTTCTGCGGTGCCGGGCACCGATCTGGTGCGGGATGAAGGCATCCGTGCGGGTTCTTCCGCGGAGAAGCTTGCTGGTTTGAAGACAGTCTTCCGTCCTGAAGCTGACGGGCCCGACGGCGGTACGGTCACCGCCGGGAATGCGTCGCCCTTGTCCGATGGTGCTTCGGCGGCGTGGATTGGCTCTGAGGCTGCTGCTGGGATTCTTGGCCTTGAGCCGTTGGCGCGGATCGCGGGCCGGGGTGCGCATGGCAACGATCCCCAGTTCTTCGGGTTCGCCCCGGTGGAGGCCGCGAACAAGGCCCTCGCGAAGGCAGGCATCGGCTGGGACCAGGTTGGCGCCGTCGAACTTAATGAAGCGTTCGCCGCGCAGTCGCTGGCGTGCGTTGACGCGTGGGGGATTGACCCGTCCATCGTGAACCGTCACGGCGGCGCGATCGCGATGGGCCACCCGCTCGGTGCCTCCGGTACCCGCATCCTCGGCACGCTGGCCCGGTCGCTGCAGGCTTCCGGCCAGCGGTGGGGTGTCGCGGCGATCTGCATCGGTGTTGGGCAGGGCCTGGCCGTGGTGCTCGAAAATGTAACCGCTTCGGTGAAGGGCTAA
- a CDS encoding acyl-CoA thioesterase domain-containing protein produces MITGTLTSETFLRAVEMTAVEAQVFDEAYEATTQYVPWPKAYGGDMVAQAAAAMMLSVEADRNLHSMHSYFMRPVDIGAHVRYEVERLRDGRGYSTRTVRGFQNGKPVYAAMGSFQVPEDGPDFQPEAPAAVEPESLRSAAEALEGTESPAADYWSTGRSFDMRHIPGPVYIELEGGSTPQQAIWVKAFDSLPDDANLHRTALAYVCDYTILEPLLRVNGLNWSSPGLATASLDHSMWFHRDGRADDWVLYSQEAISGQSNRGLAMGRFFDRQGRLLATVAQEGMIRA; encoded by the coding sequence ATGATCACTGGAACCTTGACCTCGGAGACCTTCCTCAGGGCTGTGGAGATGACAGCCGTTGAAGCCCAGGTTTTCGACGAAGCCTACGAAGCCACCACCCAATACGTGCCGTGGCCCAAGGCTTATGGCGGAGACATGGTGGCCCAGGCGGCAGCTGCGATGATGCTTTCGGTGGAGGCCGACAGGAACCTCCACTCGATGCACAGCTACTTCATGCGGCCCGTGGACATCGGCGCCCATGTTCGCTATGAAGTGGAGCGTTTGCGCGATGGCCGCGGCTACTCCACACGCACGGTTCGTGGCTTCCAGAATGGCAAGCCCGTATATGCCGCAATGGGGTCCTTCCAAGTTCCCGAAGATGGACCGGATTTCCAGCCTGAGGCTCCTGCCGCCGTCGAGCCGGAATCGCTTCGCTCCGCAGCGGAAGCACTGGAAGGCACAGAAAGCCCAGCCGCAGACTATTGGTCTACGGGCCGTAGTTTCGACATGCGGCATATTCCGGGGCCGGTATACATTGAGCTCGAGGGCGGGTCCACGCCGCAGCAGGCAATCTGGGTCAAGGCCTTCGATAGCCTCCCCGACGACGCCAACCTCCACCGCACTGCCCTCGCCTACGTTTGCGACTACACCATCTTGGAGCCGCTACTCCGGGTCAACGGACTCAACTGGTCCAGTCCAGGGCTAGCTACCGCCAGCCTTGACCACTCCATGTGGTTCCACCGCGATGGCCGCGCCGACGACTGGGTCCTCTATTCACAAGAGGCCATATCAGGCCAAAGCAACAGGGGCCTGGCCATGGGCCGCTTCTTCGACCGGCAAGGAAGGCTCCTCGCCACGGTCGCCCAAGAAGGCATGATCCGCGCCTGA